Proteins found in one Amycolatopsis umgeniensis genomic segment:
- a CDS encoding low molecular weight protein-tyrosine-phosphatase: protein MLHIVFVCSGNICRSPMAELVFRTKVEESGLDHLVQVSSAGTGGWHVGEAADKRARAKLAEHGYPTGHVAAEVDRGHLAADLLLAADESHLSFLRRKVSDPSKVRLLREFDPSAPEGAEVPDPYYGEDDGFEDVLGMIERSVPGLLDWVRAHA from the coding sequence GCCGCTCACCGATGGCCGAGCTCGTCTTCCGCACGAAGGTCGAGGAGTCCGGTCTCGATCATCTCGTCCAGGTGTCCAGCGCGGGCACCGGCGGCTGGCACGTCGGCGAGGCCGCCGACAAGCGGGCCCGCGCGAAGCTGGCCGAGCACGGTTACCCGACCGGTCACGTCGCGGCCGAGGTCGACCGCGGGCATCTGGCCGCCGACCTGCTGCTCGCGGCGGACGAGAGTCATCTGTCGTTCCTCCGGCGCAAGGTGTCGGATCCGTCGAAGGTCCGGCTGCTGCGCGAGTTCGACCCGTCCGCGCCCGAAGGCGCCGAGGTGCCGGACCCGTACTACGGCGAGGACGACGGTTTCGAGGACGTCCTCGGCATGATCGAGCGGTCCGTTCCGGGCCTGCTCGACTGGGTGCGCGCACACGCCTGA